ATGATAAGCTGTTGTGAGGTGAAAAGCGTGCACGCACTGTGGCTACGACACTGGGGTCACGAGAAGTGTCATGACAATTCATAAACGTTCAGTCCGGTTTTCACTGTACAGAGTCTTTCAGTAAGAACTTGCAGAGCAAGCACGAAAGCAGCGTGCATGCAAACTAGTTTTAACAAAGCGTGGTGTGCTATATTGAGGGAGCTGCGACAGTGAAAACAGTTTCAACACAGACTTTAACCCATGTTAGACTTACTCCCACGAAAGGtaaaaatcaccaaaaaaaaaaaattacaaaaccaaaaacaaaacagcgcACACAATTGTTAGTGTGAGAATGCTTGCCGAAAGCTGTGCTCGCGGAGTAATATTGAAAATACAACGGTTATACACGCGCAAATGCCTCCAAGTTTGTTCCATGTTCTACATGCTATGTGAGTCACATAGCACAAAAGAGCGTGTCCTACTTATATCTGGATGTAAACAACCATTGGCTTAGCGATACACTGGCTGTTTGTTACGGAGGAATGTAGTGTAGCCCCAGCGTACTTGCTGACCAAGACATAAAAAGGCTGATGCAACTCCCtgtgaaatttaaaaagaaagtgGCATGTACTTTCGCAAGAATACTAATCGAGTTAGTGGATATGAACATGTAGGGCGTTACGGCATGTGCCTGTAAGACGCTAGCTGGTCGCTGAAGTGGAGGTAAACAGCGGGCTTAAGGCATTTATGTACGGCTTGTTACGCATGTAGGACAGAACCAAATGCTGAGCAACTGGGAACACGAAGTTAGCAAAAGTTGTACGATTTGAACCGTGTGCCTGTAGTGCACCTGTAGTGCGCTGTAGTTTAAAAGATAGCCCAGCGAAGACTAACCCTGAGGTATATACAtgcttatttatatacatatgcacaagTGGACGGTTCTTCGTACTTGCTTGTGTGGTGTTGCACGTGTAGTAATCTGATGacaaaccaagaaaaaaacccaCGAAGTAAGCGGTAAGTCTGATTCACACATGATGGCATCAAATACCATAAGTTTGACTCTGATTCGGAACAGAGTATCAGAAACTGAGCAATCTGCCATTCCTATGACAGATTGCGCGAGAAAAGGATCTGCACTTAAGGCGGCTAATGATGGAACACCGATGTCATGTGCCGGTTCAGCCGGAGCTTCTGATTCCGGAGTGCATTCACCGATACCGAATGACCCAAGTGACAGCGTCATTGAAAAGAAGGGAACAGAGCTTGTACTGGTCGTGACAGGTGTGACAGGTGTGACAGGCATGACAACTGAACTGTGCGACAGCGCTTGTAGCGCTGCTGGAACTCACCCGTGTTCCCGTCCTAACGAGGTACCCCATGTGTCACGGATTGCTGAAGATCTCGAAGGAAAGAAGTGTTGTCACGTGATGGGTTGCGACCAAGAACATTTTGAGAAGATCAAATACACAgcctttgtttttgtggtcAACATTGCCTTGGTAAGCAGAATGTCACTGTAAAACCATTTGGTTGCAAAAAAGCGGAGTGAGCAAATGTTTTAAATGGGAAGAAATTTCCCATGATGAGTCATGGGTTATATCACTGTCATGGGTTATATCACTGAGTTATGGGTTATGTCACTGAGTCATGGGCTATATCACTGAGTTATAGGTTATATCACTGAGTTATGGGTTATGTCCCTGAGTCATGGGCTATATCACTGAGTCATGGGTTATGTCACTGAGTCATGGGCTATATCACTGAGTCAACTACATGGACACTTACCTCTTTGTATAAttaacttacttatttattgttCTGGTTCTCAATCGTCTTTACCTGGGTGATATAAAACGCTCTTTGAAGCAGTTACGCAGTCTCACTTTCGATGGAAACCactttttttccaaaatggctTTCGTACACACTTCTTAGAGGTGTCGCTCTCTGCGCTCGTTTTACATTACTGCCACCACaagacaaacttgacctttgcAACCTGTGCGCCTCCTgcaggcttgtttaggctttgCCTCATGACTGgtgtcctcgcgcggaactatttaatcagtattaaatgaataaattgtctCAAGACCATTTTGATGGTGAGAATACacgtgtataaagtattattaaaacaaaagatGAGACGGagattttcttttctctgaCATGAATTCCTCCCTTATCACCGTGACCTTGAAAAAAACTTGTTAGTGgcggcagtgatgtaaagcgaacgtggAGAGCTGCGCATTGGCTACACATTCGTGAAAATGTTTGTTAGTAATTTGCTAAGGGCCTGCCTTTCACTCGttgtactccggtttccttcaccaatgATAATCACCAATGGAAATTCTGGAGATTATCGGTAATCAGCAATGAGCTAAATAAATACTTCCCTCGCTCTCTTCAAATCTATGTTGGGGCGTGGTAGTAAGCGTACAAGCGCAGCACGATCCATCACCACCAATTCGATCGCTGGGAGTTCAATGCCATACGTCGGAAAGTCTTACATTAACCTGCGAATGAGTGTGAGCTCCTCCGGGCTTTGCTTTGTTTCTGTCCACCATAATTCAGGCCGCCAATGTACgggagtgaaatatttttcgcacggcttaaaacaccaatcaaataaataagtaaataattcaaATCCATGTTACACACACGATTTACCTACGACAAAAATCGTTTATACTTTAGATCAAAGATTTCGATTTTCCTTAAAACCTCATCTCCATGCGATAGGAATctatatttcatttctattttcCCCGCAAATCTTAAACTTGTGACACCTGGAGATGTGTGTAACGTGTTGTATGAAAGCCAGCTATGACCATCAACGTTCCACCATAGTATAGCCTGATGATGACTCAGGTTCGGATACAGATCGTTCTACTCCCGCTCCGTTTATTCACTGACATAGGAGGTTTATGATGGTTTAGAAGTTTACAAGGACGCGTTGCCATTACAACTACcggtatacatgtgtatataacaaAGCAATTAAGGTTACTATGCATTGCATGAGGTAAAACATCTTTGATACTTTGTCTACATAATTTAATGATATATACAACCACAATTAACAATATTAGCTCACTGGTATGCCAAGaataattaacagattaacaCACCTCTTGTTTATCAGCACACAAAGGTcaatagtatatgtacattgtattcgaTTTCATAAAATGAAAGGTCCTTTAACCTGTCTGCAATATTCTTAAGCACAATTATTGCCGTACCCGGCCTTTAAGTACGTTTGGTGTATGAAATGTACTGAACTGCCCCACGTGTTCTCAGTGACTTCTGCTTAAAGCCGTATGTGACAGGGTGCCCGATCTGGCAGAGACACCGCCAATGTGCCGCAAGCACTCGTCCAATTCGTCGAGACTCATTCATCACGCGCAGTTCTGGGTTTACTGTTATGTTTGTAATCCTGTATCACAATAGTATCTACTTTTTGGTTCCGGTTGTCACAGCTAAACGTTCCGGGTAGGTTAAACTACCACACCCACAACGGCCTCTTAACTGCCGTCTCAGGCCTGGGGCACAGTACGACACCCTGTGTGGTAGCCAACATGAGCAtatatttatactatatacataACCTGAATTCTCGTCTAAATGTTATGCAGAGAGTCGTTTGTTTCCAATCGGTTTGCGTAAAGGGTACAAATTGTGTGAAATAGCGTTTGTCGTATTTCATTTCAGTAGTTGATTTCGAAGAGTTGATACGACAAATCGCAACCGAGAATGAGTTTTGACTGCCTTATAAAACCTGAACTGTTGTATAATTATAAGTTAATTATGGTTACCTAAGCGTTACCGCAGCTATTAGATTTTAGTGACATAATTCAGTATACTGTCAGCCGAACAACAAAAGTACTAACAACACACCAAGGTCATCCTGACACGTAAGATAATATCTGAATATCAAACTGACTGTAAAAGACTTCAGCGTATAGAGTAATAAAGAAACGCTCTAGCCTATAGGGTAATACAGACTCCAGCCAATTGAGTAATAAAGACTCCAGCCTATAGAGTATTAACGACTCAAGCCTATAGAATAATAAAGACAGACTCCAGCACATAGAGTAATAAAGAAAGACTCCACCCTATAGAGTAATAAAGAAAGACTCCACCCTATAGAGCAATACTGACTTCAGCCTATAGAGTAATACAGACTCCAGCTCATATAGTAATACAGGCAGTTGACGTCAGAGGTAGTGTAGAACAATATTTCCAGCAAACACGATAAACAACCTGGAGTATGGAGTCAACTGCAGAATTTGTCAAATACGTTCTACTATTGGAAGCCATCGTAGCATCGTGATTAGGCTCGACAATGCCAGAAAGGAAATGAGAAAATGGTATACGAAACGATAAGTTGATATAAGGAAGCAAGGGCAAAGTAGCACGAAGGTGAACTGAAGTGATGGCACCAGTATAATTATTGATGGTACGATGGTACGGTGGCACATCGTGTTATCGTTCCGAACTCTTGTGCCATCGTTTCGTACCATTCACGCTTTGCGTAGTGCGCATTAAAAAAATCTTTCGTGAACGAAGCTGTGCATAATGACTTTTATTTCTTCCTTATAGTACACGTGCTTTCTCCAAATAGAGACGTTTTAAATTACCATATTGCGCCAGTAACATTCACTGCCGTCGTTTCGTGGCACCGTCGTGCGACACTGGGATGAATGGATAGTACGAAGATGGTCATAACCGGCTTGGCCCATATCAAAACGATTAAATTCCGCACCAAATTTCTGAATTCATGTCCCTTGTATGTCTATTACAGGGAGGACTCTTCACCTTGACACCCACAGCTTTCCTGGACCTCTTACAGCAGACCGAGTCGAACGTTCAGCAAGGTTCTCTTATGTTTATCATTGGTTCGCTAGGATACACGCTTGGCTCACTCGTCAGTGGTCACCTATACGACAAACTCAACGTCAATGTTATCTTCAGCATTAGCGCCATACTGGCCGGATTCTTCATCATCTTCATACCGATGTCTAGCAGCTTGGccgtggttatctcccttctctGTCTCAGCAAGGTCTTCCAAGGAAGTCTTGATTCAGGTATCTGCTGCTTCACCTCCTGAAGACATTGCGTATATGGTTTTCTGTGGGATTTAACGTATCTTTCCGCATCACGTTGTAGTCAGACACCTCATGATGTCTCATTGTAGAGCACCGAAGATGCTAGACATGGTGCCCCTCGGTATTCCTGATATCTACTCAGGAGAAGCCCCAAAGTAAACATCACCAAGATTACcattgttaaaaatatatatgtgtatgtacgtatttatgtatgtatttatgcttggagttttaccccgtactttacaatttttcagtcatgagtcgacgaggagtcattaggtgtgtgtacatatactgcgtcCTCATGTGACAGGGCCAACAAAGTGCTCTCGCCACTGCAGTATTTTGCCGAAAACAGCTGACATGATACCCCAACCAATCACATTGTATTACGTCGGGCCAATCACTAGTGTTTTCTTGCagtaacctctcagtgctgaacacaaAGCGAGGCGGCAACCATATTATAGTCcttggtgtgactcgacccgaGTTTGCTTATGTGGCAAACCTTACCAGCCTCTCTTTCCGTTTAAGAGAAAGATTCTTTTATCAAAGAGTGGAATCAAGCCAGTCTAAAAACTTAGAATGGCTTTTACCATTACACGATGACATGTTTTCATATCTGCCTAGCAAGAGCTTCTGGGAGGCGAGCGCTAGTAAGCTGTTATGAAACTAATTGCCATATGTGGACCAAGCTATGGTATCAAAATAGTTGTCTTTAGGGTCTGTAAAACTGGCTCAAAATAGTATGTCATAAACGCTGGATGTCAATCCGAGATAAAGAATGTGTTAAGAATGTTCATCTTCAGTGTGAGTAATTGCTTCAACCCGACAAAATGTCACACACAGTAATTACCTAAATGCACTGCGGATTACGACAGTGAAATCATTATGTTATGACTCACTCTTCTCTTTGTGTAGCCAACCGCACATAGCATTACACAGAAGTCAGAATACAAAGTCCGTTTATATCTGGAAAGCATTCTCCGGAACCACGGCTAGATCCTCGCATAAGTCACGTGGTATTAGCCACTCCGTTATACAAACCAGTAAATAAGAATTTGTCTGAATTCTTCTCCTTCCGCCAGATGTTAAGAACATGTAATGACACATACCATTTGCAATGTTCATGCATCTGTCAACATCCCATCCTTTTTGGTTTCAGGTAGTACTTTGTTGTGCGCAAGAATATGGGGTAATGCGGCGAATCCTTACCAGCAAGCTGTAACGTTCTTCTACGCACTGGGAGGAATTATTACGCCTTTCGCGATGGAGCCGTTCTTGTTTGTATCAAAAGAACCCCAGTTAGAAGCAAATCGATCCGGACACATCGCCTTGGGTACTTTTGTCATGGGCTGGAGCGACAGGAACGACAGTGCGATCGGAAAGTCCAGCCAAAGTCTTGCAATCCAATCAAACTCCAATTTATTCCtacctttcattatttttggTACCTTTAGCGTGTTAACATCAATGCCTTTCGTCCTGAAGGTCTTCTGTGAGAAGGTCGTATGCAAACGCGATATATCTACGGGGTCTCCAGGAAGCAAGTCACGGTCGTCAGGCATTTCCGGGAAGCTAGTCGTCTTTACACTGATCCTGATCGGTGCATTTTTCATGGCTTACGGATACCTATGGGGTCTTGGTGAATATTCTATGCCATTTACCGTGGACTATCTGGGCTGGAGCAAGAAAGAGGGAACGCAGCTTAACTCAGTCACATGGAGCGCTCTGGCTGCTGGTTGTTTCGTTGGTATCTTCGTGGCTCGCTGTCTCCGGCCATCCTACATGATTCTTGTCACTCTGACCCCAATTACGTTAGGCCTTCTCGCTCTCCTCCTGGCTGCTCGCAGTTCGGGACAGGTCGTTTGGATCGCTTATATCTTTATCTTCGCCGGAGCGGGATCGCTGCATCCGGCCGCTGTTTCCTGGGTGGATCAGAGACTGATCCGAGTAAATGGCAAAATCTGTA
This DNA window, taken from Liolophura sinensis isolate JHLJ2023 chromosome 11, CUHK_Ljap_v2, whole genome shotgun sequence, encodes the following:
- the LOC135477580 gene encoding sodium-dependent glucose transporter 1C-like, translating into MMASNTISLTLIRNRVSETEQSAIPMTDCARKGSALKAANDGTPMSCAGSAGASDSGVHSPIPNDPSDSVIEKKGTELVLVVTGVTGVTGMTTELCDSACSAAGTHPCSRPNEVPHVSRIAEDLEGKKCCHVMGCDQEHFEKIKYTAFVFVVNIALGGLFTLTPTAFLDLLQQTESNVQQGSLMFIIGSLGYTLGSLVSGHLYDKLNVNVIFSISAILAGFFIIFIPMSSSLAVVISLLCLSKVFQGSLDSGSTLLCARIWGNAANPYQQAVTFFYALGGIITPFAMEPFLFVSKEPQLEANRSGHIALGTFVMGWSDRNDSAIGKSSQSLAIQSNSNLFLPFIIFGTFSVLTSMPFVLKVFCEKVVCKRDISTGSPGSKSRSSGISGKLVVFTLILIGAFFMAYGYLWGLGEYSMPFTVDYLGWSKKEGTQLNSVTWSALAAGCFVGIFVARCLRPSYMILVTLTPITLGLLALLLAARSSGQVVWIAYIFIFAGAGSLHPAAVSWVDQRLIRVNGKICSLFVVTMSLGDVTNNLLLGYLFQNDSPMWYVYLTFGSSVFQWMVLLGLYSTKFVKRGQFALKDARSEQADVASVPIPQD